One part of the Enterococcus sp. DIV1094 genome encodes these proteins:
- a CDS encoding DUF6681 family protein produces the protein MTFILDIINGIHKFLGYLDISPKYLNRGYTVLSVIPTVYLLRIVYGLWQNQNYLQFFLYGLGFLALLYFTVLNVFYYFFDKNSKADVTQVIVKYLPDEAFNIEGETVRGNNGSIDKVNTEKANVLFDEDYQLKLAENMHYLIEKGEISVNELGRMDGFLIDRNTLYPYYYVKKVSDKTYQLSIGRNYSSMEKVGTIKVDSPEDHIEPVGLFIAGGDFVKDGLRYHEPYRLKLIIKKNQPQEQEGEVTYSRSQRRKKAKI, from the coding sequence ATGACGTTTATATTAGATATCATCAACGGGATACACAAGTTTTTAGGCTATTTAGATATCAGTCCTAAATATTTGAACCGAGGCTATACTGTATTAAGTGTGATTCCAACCGTCTATCTTTTACGAATTGTTTACGGGTTATGGCAAAACCAAAACTATTTGCAATTCTTTTTATATGGATTAGGCTTTTTAGCACTTTTATACTTCACCGTTTTAAATGTGTTTTATTACTTTTTTGATAAAAACTCAAAAGCCGATGTGACCCAAGTGATCGTGAAGTATCTACCCGATGAAGCGTTCAATATCGAAGGGGAAACCGTTCGTGGGAATAACGGAAGCATCGACAAAGTCAACACGGAAAAAGCAAATGTTCTATTTGATGAAGACTACCAATTGAAGTTAGCAGAGAATATGCACTATTTGATTGAAAAAGGGGAAATCAGTGTCAATGAACTTGGACGGATGGACGGATTTTTGATCGATAGAAATACACTTTATCCGTATTATTACGTGAAAAAAGTCTCTGACAAAACCTATCAGTTAAGTATCGGTCGTAATTATTCCAGCATGGAAAAAGTCGGAACGATCAAGGTCGACTCTCCAGAAGATCATATTGAGCCAGTTGGCTTGTTCATTGCGGGTGGTGATTTCGTCAAAGATGGTCTTAGATACCACGAGCCTTATCGTTTGAAGTTGATCATCAAGAAAAATCAACCACAAGAACAAGAAGGTGAAGTCACTTATAGTCGAAGCCAACGAAGAAAAAAAGCTAAGATATAG
- a CDS encoding peptidoglycan amidohydrolase family protein, protein MTQSKIATEADKRERNQRRNIRHFLRRKIGDPIRGMSGSHQKTADFSLVENKSLRINKVTPYIFIGASSLIFFIFFSMIGFVSSATVKTNEFELTHVWKYLTELDAELTLELKTTEKPILVNDRVVTSNEVVIRTDIDEVLVYLDLAYGDYRLDTPDGLKETIKELHQQLWQIDSKEEQVKVMSRPLSQVITWTPEWQERRQLLAEIGLYASLTELSNPLKEEDSVRITQRFGYYATDREKRLFEGIVIQTEPNEILVAAIGGDITRDQENVTITTNHQKITYHDVVITATEGQTVSKGEEIGRVKQDELHLSYHKKGDTVNPAFYFPNVIDNDQGLFDSSGIGTTFNEQKFREVILLHCHAFSNQAETIIQAAKDNGISPIVLAAIMIHETAWGTSKGIREKNNPGGLMRENELLSYPTLEEGIAATARTLNQLIVVQRLLTVEQLGSVYCPVGASNDPLGLNQYWVPTIKELFVQLGGSKDMSLLWQADHTLGQQVLAQARTLYRKNVQYSQGFERGTFPYHDCSSFVFWAMRGVGLPVQLGSTETLYSLEGTLLMPISREDVRAGDLFVWGKKGHSLGSYGHTGIFLDEGGKTILHCTPATSRGYGQEGDIVITPFEGYAGDFQLAPVYFYRLMGEIK, encoded by the coding sequence ATGACTCAATCTAAGATAGCGACAGAAGCGGACAAGAGAGAACGAAATCAACGAAGGAATATCAGGCATTTTCTGCGTAGAAAAATTGGCGATCCTATAAGAGGGATGAGTGGTTCCCATCAAAAAACAGCTGACTTTTCTTTGGTGGAAAATAAAAGCCTACGCATCAATAAAGTCACTCCTTATATATTTATTGGTGCAAGCAGTCTAATATTTTTTATTTTCTTCAGCATGATCGGGTTTGTTTCTTCTGCCACCGTCAAAACTAATGAGTTTGAATTGACACATGTCTGGAAATACTTAACCGAATTAGACGCTGAATTGACATTGGAATTAAAAACAACAGAGAAACCGATTTTAGTGAATGATCGAGTGGTAACTTCAAATGAAGTTGTGATAAGAACTGATATAGATGAGGTGTTAGTATATTTAGATTTGGCTTATGGGGATTACCGATTGGACACACCAGATGGACTCAAAGAAACGATCAAAGAGCTACATCAACAGTTGTGGCAAATAGATAGCAAGGAGGAACAAGTGAAAGTAATGTCACGACCATTGTCTCAAGTGATCACTTGGACGCCAGAGTGGCAAGAAAGACGGCAGTTGTTAGCGGAAATTGGTCTTTATGCCAGTTTGACTGAATTGAGTAATCCATTGAAAGAGGAAGATTCAGTGCGTATAACACAACGTTTTGGGTATTACGCAACGGATCGGGAAAAGCGACTATTTGAGGGAATAGTTATCCAGACAGAACCAAACGAGATCTTAGTCGCTGCCATTGGAGGAGATATTACAAGAGATCAAGAGAATGTAACAATCACAACAAATCACCAGAAAATTACTTATCACGATGTCGTCATTACAGCAACTGAGGGACAAACTGTTTCGAAAGGTGAAGAAATCGGTCGCGTGAAACAAGATGAATTGCACTTGTCTTATCATAAAAAAGGTGACACAGTCAATCCAGCGTTTTATTTCCCCAACGTAATCGATAACGATCAGGGGCTGTTCGATTCAAGTGGCATAGGGACTACCTTCAATGAACAGAAATTTCGAGAAGTGATTTTACTTCATTGTCATGCATTTAGCAATCAGGCAGAGACGATCATCCAAGCAGCTAAAGACAATGGGATTTCACCAATCGTTTTAGCTGCGATCATGATCCACGAAACTGCTTGGGGGACGAGTAAAGGGATTCGTGAAAAGAACAATCCAGGGGGCTTGATGCGAGAAAATGAGTTACTTTCCTATCCCACACTTGAAGAAGGGATCGCGGCCACTGCCCGAACGTTGAATCAATTGATCGTCGTTCAAAGACTGCTGACAGTAGAGCAACTTGGAAGTGTCTACTGTCCTGTAGGTGCAAGTAATGATCCTCTTGGCTTAAACCAATATTGGGTACCAACGATCAAAGAATTATTTGTCCAACTAGGCGGCAGTAAAGATATGAGCTTACTCTGGCAAGCAGATCACACGCTTGGTCAACAGGTGTTGGCGCAAGCAAGAACATTGTATCGTAAAAATGTTCAATACTCGCAAGGATTTGAACGCGGAACCTTTCCTTATCATGATTGCTCCTCTTTTGTTTTCTGGGCGATGAGAGGCGTAGGTCTGCCTGTTCAACTTGGGAGCACTGAGACATTATATTCTTTAGAAGGAACGCTCCTAATGCCAATCAGTCGTGAAGATGTAAGAGCGGGTGATTTGTTTGTTTGGGGAAAGAAAGGACACTCTTTAGGCAGTTATGGTCATACAGGCATATTTTTGGATGAAGGAGGTAAAACGATCCTTCATTGTACTCCTGCTACTTCTCGCGGCTATGGTCAAGAAGGAGATATCGTCATCACACCATTTGAAGGATATGCGGGTGACTTCCAATTGGCTCCTGTTTATTTCTATCGATTGATGGGAGAAATCAAATGA
- a CDS encoding Mur ligase family protein: MGIRSQFAIAVGKTAQWGLKTFFKGGSSLPGKLALSIDPHILDTLAKDYQVVVVTGTNGKTLTTALTVNILRQQFDEVLTNPTGANMVQGIVSTFLQAKAGKGKKKFAVLEIDEASLSRVTEYIKPELFLFTNIFRDQMDRYGEIYTTYKMIVDGAAKSPEATIISNGDSPIFNSVETVNPRKYYGFDHEEDREQMAHYNTDGVLCPKCHHILHYKMITYANLGKYYCPNCDFKRPELDYRLTEMKRMDNKSADFVIDGNEYGIEVGGMYNVYNALAATAVAEYYGVVPEKIRQGLGYDEKVFGRQEVIQIDGKSCTLVLVKNPVGINQVIDMMGHAPYPFSLVALLNANYADGIDVSWIWDGEFERFAEMEIPAVIAGGDRHTDMALRLKVAGIAEDRLTQSKELTEVIEKIKQLPTDHVYILATYTAVLQLRKELASQGFIKGGMNRG; encoded by the coding sequence ATGGGAATACGCAGTCAGTTTGCGATTGCAGTTGGTAAAACCGCACAATGGGGACTAAAAACATTCTTCAAGGGAGGATCAAGCTTACCCGGTAAACTTGCTTTATCGATCGATCCTCACATTTTAGATACATTAGCAAAAGACTATCAAGTCGTTGTCGTAACCGGAACAAACGGCAAAACGTTGACAACCGCTTTGACGGTCAATATTTTACGACAACAATTTGATGAAGTCTTGACGAATCCTACTGGCGCAAATATGGTCCAAGGAATCGTTTCAACTTTTTTACAAGCAAAAGCTGGAAAAGGGAAAAAGAAATTTGCAGTATTAGAGATCGATGAAGCCAGTCTAAGTAGAGTGACTGAATACATCAAACCTGAGCTATTCTTGTTCACAAACATTTTCCGTGACCAAATGGATCGTTACGGTGAAATCTATACTACTTATAAAATGATCGTTGATGGTGCGGCAAAATCACCAGAGGCGACGATCATCAGTAATGGTGATTCACCGATTTTCAATTCAGTCGAGACAGTCAATCCTAGAAAATATTATGGATTTGATCACGAAGAAGACCGCGAACAGATGGCGCACTACAATACAGATGGCGTGTTGTGTCCAAAATGTCATCATATCTTGCATTACAAAATGATCACTTATGCAAACTTAGGTAAATACTACTGTCCAAATTGTGATTTCAAACGTCCTGAACTGGATTATCGTTTGACAGAAATGAAACGCATGGACAATAAATCAGCTGATTTCGTCATCGATGGCAATGAATATGGCATCGAAGTTGGCGGGATGTACAATGTCTATAATGCTTTAGCGGCTACAGCGGTTGCTGAATACTATGGGGTCGTTCCAGAAAAAATCAGACAAGGCTTAGGCTACGATGAAAAAGTATTTGGTCGTCAAGAAGTGATCCAGATCGACGGCAAATCTTGCACATTAGTCCTTGTCAAAAATCCTGTAGGGATCAACCAAGTCATCGATATGATGGGACATGCGCCTTATCCATTCTCATTAGTCGCCCTACTAAATGCGAACTACGCAGATGGGATCGATGTGAGCTGGATCTGGGATGGTGAATTCGAACGCTTTGCAGAGATGGAGATTCCTGCTGTGATTGCTGGTGGTGATCGCCACACCGATATGGCACTACGTTTGAAAGTAGCTGGTATCGCAGAAGACAGATTGACACAATCAAAAGAATTGACGGAAGTCATTGAAAAAATCAAACAACTACCGACAGACCATGTCTACATCTTAGCGACATATACAGCCGTTTTACAATTACGAAAAGAATTAGCGAGTCAAGGCTTTATCAAAGGAGGCATGAATCGTGGCTAA
- a CDS encoding PTS mannitol transporter subunit IICBA → MEKTMPKNKISFKAKVQKLGSTLSSMVMPNIGALIAWGVLTALFIPDGYLPNEAFASMVGPMLTYLIPLLIGYTGGKVIGGDRGSVVGAIATMGVIVGTDIPMMLGAMIMGPLGGYAIKKFDQIFQKHIKSGFEMLVNNFSAGLIGFALALLGFSAIGPVVDTLTQAMATGVEAILNANLIPLTSIFIEPAKILFLNNAINHGILTPLGTEQVASAGQSILFLLESNPGPGLGVLLAFTMFGKGAAKSSAPGAIIIHFLGGIHEIYFPYVMMKPLLFLSVIFGGMTGSFVFQLMDAGLRAPASPGSIIAILAMAPLSAYLPVILGIVAATAVSFGISAVILKADAKETSEDFEKSVEATRQAKQQAKGTGAATQGQPALSAVKKIIFACDAGMGSSAMGASLLRKKVQEHHLPQTVTNQAISQLSDEADVLIVTQVELQERAKQKAPNAQFVAVENFLNSPKYDEIIQALGSKEEQQVTEQAAPSPEDLDLAELKNVKEILLVHDDRSGSATMGLSLLKDILKKNQLEIPLKKINIDDLTEHPNTLIVSKESLSEEARSVAPHSLHFSVATMVSPQKYETIAHYLKKVA, encoded by the coding sequence GTGGAAAAGACGATGCCAAAAAATAAAATTTCATTCAAAGCAAAAGTACAAAAGTTAGGAAGTACCTTATCCAGTATGGTGATGCCAAACATTGGAGCATTGATTGCCTGGGGTGTCCTTACGGCATTATTTATTCCAGATGGCTATTTACCAAATGAAGCATTTGCTTCGATGGTAGGCCCGATGTTGACCTATCTGATCCCGCTATTGATCGGCTATACCGGAGGGAAAGTCATCGGTGGTGATCGTGGTTCAGTCGTAGGAGCCATCGCAACGATGGGTGTGATTGTCGGAACAGATATCCCGATGATGCTTGGTGCGATGATCATGGGTCCATTAGGTGGCTATGCCATCAAGAAATTCGATCAAATTTTTCAAAAGCATATCAAATCAGGGTTTGAAATGTTGGTCAATAACTTCTCTGCAGGATTGATCGGTTTTGCGCTAGCATTGCTTGGCTTTTCTGCCATTGGTCCAGTGGTCGATACATTGACGCAAGCGATGGCAACAGGCGTTGAAGCAATTTTAAATGCAAATTTGATTCCATTGACAAGTATTTTTATCGAGCCAGCTAAAATTCTATTTTTGAATAATGCGATCAATCACGGTATTTTGACACCTTTAGGCACAGAACAAGTAGCTTCCGCAGGACAATCGATCCTTTTCTTATTGGAATCAAACCCTGGACCTGGGCTAGGTGTATTGTTAGCTTTCACAATGTTCGGTAAAGGGGCAGCAAAATCTTCTGCACCTGGCGCAATCATCATCCACTTCTTAGGTGGGATCCATGAGATTTACTTCCCATACGTGATGATGAAACCGTTATTATTCTTATCAGTGATTTTCGGTGGGATGACAGGCAGTTTCGTTTTCCAATTGATGGATGCTGGATTACGCGCACCGGCTTCACCGGGTTCGATCATTGCAATTTTAGCAATGGCACCGCTAAGTGCATACCTACCAGTTATTCTAGGGATCGTCGCTGCAACAGCTGTTTCTTTCGGGATCTCTGCGGTCATTCTAAAAGCAGATGCAAAAGAAACCAGTGAAGACTTTGAAAAATCAGTCGAAGCGACTCGCCAAGCAAAACAACAAGCCAAAGGAACTGGAGCAGCAACTCAAGGACAACCTGCGCTTTCAGCAGTCAAAAAAATCATTTTCGCCTGTGATGCTGGTATGGGATCAAGTGCAATGGGCGCTTCCTTATTAAGAAAAAAAGTACAAGAGCATCACTTACCTCAAACAGTGACCAATCAAGCAATCAGTCAACTGTCTGATGAAGCAGACGTATTGATCGTGACACAAGTGGAGTTACAGGAACGGGCAAAACAAAAAGCGCCAAATGCTCAGTTCGTTGCAGTTGAAAACTTTTTGAATTCACCAAAATATGATGAAATCATTCAAGCTTTAGGGAGTAAAGAAGAACAACAAGTAACGGAACAAGCCGCGCCTTCACCGGAAGATCTAGATTTAGCTGAACTTAAAAACGTCAAAGAGATTTTACTTGTTCATGATGATCGCTCCGGTTCTGCCACAATGGGACTATCATTACTAAAAGATATCTTGAAGAAAAACCAATTAGAGATTCCTTTGAAAAAAATCAATATCGATGATTTGACGGAACATCCGAACACGTTGATCGTATCAAAAGAATCGTTATCTGAGGAAGCACGTTCAGTGGCTCCGCATTCGCTTCATTTTTCTGTCGCAACAATGGTCAGCCCGCAAAAATATGAAACGATTGCTCATTATTTGAAAAAAGTAGCTTAG
- a CDS encoding mannitol-1-phosphate 5-dehydrogenase — protein sequence MRAVHFGAGNIGRGFIGEILAENGFEITFVDVNQPLIDALNKQGRYKIELADESKEQIIVEQVRGLNNQKEPEQVIKEIAQADLVTTAIGPNILPFIAELIAKGIEQREQVGNEQPLDIIACENMIGGSQHLKTEVYKYLTDSGFADKWIGFPNAAVDRIVPMQHHEDPLFVQVEPFKEWVIDDTQRKNKEISLDGVLYVKDLEPYIERKLFSVNTGHATVAYTGALLGYATIDEAMQDSLVVAQLKSVLQETGSLLEAKWGFDNKQHEAYIEKIIQRFQNKYISDAITRVARTPLRKLGYQERFTRPVRELQEYNLTCPHLTATMGIIFNYYDPEDEQSRQLQEMKVQENMEQLIQEVTGIHDPTTISNIKQNVMRYAKQVA from the coding sequence ATGAGAGCAGTACACTTTGGGGCCGGTAATATCGGCAGAGGATTTATAGGTGAGATTTTAGCAGAAAATGGCTTTGAGATCACATTTGTTGATGTCAATCAACCACTCATTGATGCTTTGAACAAACAAGGACGTTATAAGATCGAATTAGCCGATGAATCTAAAGAGCAGATCATCGTTGAACAGGTTCGAGGATTGAACAACCAAAAAGAGCCTGAACAAGTAATCAAAGAAATTGCGCAAGCAGATCTTGTCACTACAGCAATTGGTCCAAATATTTTACCATTCATTGCAGAGTTGATCGCAAAAGGTATCGAACAAAGAGAACAAGTGGGCAATGAGCAACCCTTAGACATCATCGCTTGTGAAAACATGATTGGCGGCTCACAGCACCTAAAAACGGAAGTATATAAGTACCTAACTGATAGTGGATTTGCGGATAAATGGATTGGTTTCCCAAATGCAGCAGTGGATCGTATCGTACCGATGCAACACCATGAAGATCCTTTATTCGTACAAGTGGAACCGTTCAAAGAATGGGTCATTGATGACACTCAAAGAAAAAATAAAGAGATTTCGTTAGATGGCGTACTATACGTCAAAGACTTGGAACCTTACATTGAACGTAAACTATTCAGTGTAAATACAGGACATGCGACAGTGGCTTATACCGGTGCCTTATTAGGATATGCCACGATCGACGAGGCAATGCAAGATTCACTAGTTGTTGCTCAACTAAAATCAGTACTTCAAGAAACAGGAAGTCTACTTGAGGCAAAATGGGGCTTTGATAACAAACAACACGAAGCATATATTGAGAAGATCATCCAACGCTTCCAAAATAAATATATCTCAGATGCGATCACTCGTGTTGCACGAACACCTTTACGTAAATTAGGGTATCAAGAACGCTTTACTCGTCCCGTTCGTGAGTTGCAAGAATACAATTTGACTTGTCCGCATTTGACAGCTACGATGGGCATCATTTTTAACTACTATGATCCAGAAGATGAGCAAAGTCGTCAGCTACAAGAGATGAAAGTCCAAGAGAACATGGAGCAGTTGATCCAAGAAGTCACAGGTATCCATGATCCAACGACCATCAGTAACATCAAGCAAAACGTGATGCGTTATGCGAAACAAGTCGCTTGA
- the lepB gene encoding signal peptidase I: MKNFLKNWGILIVVLAAIILARVYVFTPVTVSGHSMDPTLHDGQRLISSKISDLDRWDIITTKEPGDEERMIVKRIIGMPGDTVKMENDQLYINGEKQDEPYLDEYKKEFSEDKLQDEYSYNSAFQSQAENSETFTSDFEFTVPEGQYLVLGDNRLISKDSRMFGLVDEDLIQGKVVFRYWPLNRINII, from the coding sequence GTGAAAAACTTTTTGAAAAATTGGGGCATCCTCATCGTTGTGTTAGCAGCCATCATCTTGGCAAGAGTCTATGTCTTTACACCAGTCACAGTCAGTGGTCACTCAATGGATCCCACATTACATGACGGACAACGTTTGATTTCATCAAAAATTTCAGATCTTGATCGTTGGGATATCATTACAACAAAAGAACCTGGGGACGAAGAACGGATGATCGTGAAACGAATCATTGGTATGCCAGGCGATACGGTAAAAATGGAAAATGATCAGCTATACATCAATGGGGAAAAGCAAGATGAACCTTATTTAGATGAGTACAAAAAAGAATTTTCAGAAGATAAACTGCAAGATGAATATTCGTATAATTCAGCCTTTCAATCTCAAGCTGAAAATTCTGAAACATTCACTAGTGATTTCGAATTCACTGTTCCTGAAGGACAATACTTGGTACTTGGGGACAATCGCTTGATTTCAAAAGATAGCCGTATGTTTGGGTTAGTCGATGAAGACTTGATCCAAGGAAAAGTCGTTTTCCGTTATTGGCCATTGAATAGAATCAACATTATTTAA
- a CDS encoding PTS sugar transporter subunit IIA yields the protein MSELAFDMIELNKSFATKEEAIRYCGRKLVEAGCVEEPYIDAMVERDAMLSVYMGNFIAIPHGTDEAKTFVKKSGICVIQVPDGVNFGTEQEEKIATVLFGIAGVGEEHLQLVQQIALYCSDMDNVVQLADALSKEEVTQNLAIA from the coding sequence ATGTCTGAATTAGCATTTGATATGATCGAGTTGAATAAGTCTTTTGCAACAAAAGAAGAGGCAATCAGATACTGTGGTAGAAAATTAGTCGAAGCAGGTTGTGTCGAGGAACCTTACATTGACGCGATGGTGGAACGTGATGCAATGTTGTCTGTTTATATGGGGAATTTCATTGCGATCCCTCATGGAACAGATGAAGCTAAAACCTTTGTCAAAAAATCAGGGATTTGTGTGATCCAAGTACCAGATGGCGTCAATTTCGGGACAGAGCAAGAAGAAAAAATCGCGACCGTTCTGTTTGGGATCGCCGGAGTAGGAGAAGAGCATTTACAGTTGGTCCAACAAATCGCTCTATACTGTAGCGATATGGATAATGTCGTCCAACTGGCAGATGCGTTGAGTAAAGAAGAAGTCACACAAAATCTAGCAATTGCCTAA
- a CDS encoding type 1 glutamine amidotransferase has translation MANYELRIAHLYGNLMNTYGDNGNLLMLQYIAKKMGVTSHTEIVSIHEPFEADKYDLVFFGGGQDFEQMIISKDIQEKKESLINYIENDGVILAICGGYQLLGHYYMGANGEKIQGISALDHYTLSQENNRFIGDIVIHNEEFNETYYGFENHNGRTFLGEGERPLGKIVKGQGNNGEDQSEGVIYRNVFGSYFHGPILARNEHLAERLVRLALENRYGKELDLPTVAAAPIK, from the coding sequence GTGGCTAACTATGAATTACGTATTGCCCATCTCTATGGGAATCTGATGAATACTTACGGCGACAACGGGAATCTATTGATGCTCCAATATATCGCCAAAAAAATGGGCGTCACTTCTCACACCGAGATCGTCAGCATCCATGAACCCTTTGAGGCAGACAAATATGATTTAGTGTTCTTTGGGGGTGGTCAAGACTTTGAGCAAATGATCATCTCAAAAGATATTCAAGAAAAGAAAGAATCATTGATCAACTATATTGAAAATGATGGTGTGATCCTTGCCATTTGTGGCGGTTATCAACTTCTTGGCCATTATTATATGGGCGCAAACGGCGAAAAAATCCAAGGAATCAGTGCGTTGGATCATTATACGTTGAGCCAAGAGAATAATCGCTTTATCGGTGACATCGTGATCCACAACGAAGAATTCAACGAAACTTATTATGGATTTGAAAATCATAATGGTCGAACATTTCTTGGTGAAGGCGAACGCCCACTTGGAAAAATCGTCAAAGGTCAAGGCAATAATGGCGAAGATCAATCAGAAGGTGTCATTTACCGCAACGTTTTCGGCTCCTATTTCCATGGTCCGATCTTAGCCCGCAATGAGCATTTAGCAGAACGTCTGGTTCGCTTAGCGTTAGAGAATCGTTATGGAAAAGAACTTGATCTACCGACCGTTGCCGCAGCCCCGATCAAATGA
- a CDS encoding potassium transporter TrkG, translating to MQLNLFFRKWRRRSERYASSHFSSIQIIVFYYILMTLISLGLFYVPFFRNPDSHVPFIDMLFMAISTISVTGLSTFDIHAIFNNNGIILLEVLFQVGGLGIMMISTAFIIFSKRRITLRQRQLIMTDMNQPRLSGIVRLIRITFVILLWFQLLFGALFSVYFYLRGYFDHWHEAVFHGFYQAISAVTNSGFDITGDSIKPFEHDYPFLFMIMFLIFIGGIGFPVLMEFREWLLYRKTKAKIPFRFSLFTKLAVLAFVILFVSGTVLIYLLEKNHLFQDLHPSVQWINSMFYSMTTRNAGLQIHDLGDFQITTLIVFSLLMFIGCSPSSVGGGIRTTTVAIIGLYLYSFLKSEDNINIFGRRIDEDDVRKSVVVFMLSLGMCFFCILFLSATEKQPLISIIVEVTSAFGTTGLSLGITGDLSPLGKITIGALMFIGRIGMLYTLMLFVPKETRDLGYEYPTEKIIIG from the coding sequence GTGCAATTGAATCTTTTTTTTCGAAAATGGCGAAGGCGGAGCGAAAGATACGCTTCTAGTCACTTTTCTTCTATCCAAATCATCGTATTTTATTATATTTTAATGACATTGATTTCTTTGGGCTTGTTTTACGTCCCATTTTTTCGAAACCCAGATAGTCACGTTCCATTTATCGATATGCTTTTTATGGCGATTAGTACGATCAGTGTAACGGGGCTTTCAACATTTGACATCCATGCGATTTTTAACAATAACGGTATTATTTTACTTGAGGTCTTGTTTCAGGTAGGCGGTCTCGGGATCATGATGATTTCAACAGCATTTATTATCTTTTCTAAACGTCGGATCACGTTACGTCAGAGACAATTGATCATGACAGATATGAACCAACCACGCTTGTCTGGTATCGTTCGTTTGATCCGGATCACTTTTGTCATACTGCTTTGGTTCCAGTTACTATTTGGTGCCTTGTTCTCAGTCTATTTTTATCTGCGAGGTTATTTTGATCATTGGCATGAGGCTGTTTTCCATGGATTTTATCAAGCCATTTCTGCGGTCACCAATTCCGGTTTTGACATCACTGGCGATTCGATCAAACCCTTTGAACATGACTACCCTTTTTTATTTATGATCATGTTTCTGATTTTTATTGGTGGGATCGGTTTTCCAGTATTGATGGAATTTAGAGAATGGCTTTTGTATCGAAAAACAAAAGCGAAGATTCCTTTTCGGTTTTCCTTATTTACGAAGCTTGCGGTGTTGGCTTTTGTCATCTTATTCGTAAGTGGGACTGTCTTGATTTATTTACTTGAAAAAAATCATCTGTTCCAAGATTTGCATCCGAGTGTCCAGTGGATCAATTCCATGTTTTATTCCATGACAACTCGAAATGCCGGTTTACAGATCCATGATCTCGGTGACTTCCAAATCACTACATTGATCGTCTTTTCTTTATTGATGTTTATTGGTTGTAGTCCGAGTTCTGTCGGCGGGGGTATCCGAACGACGACGGTAGCGATCATTGGTTTGTATCTTTACTCGTTTTTGAAAAGTGAAGACAATATCAATATTTTTGGTCGCCGAATCGATGAAGATGATGTCCGAAAATCAGTGGTCGTCTTTATGCTTTCCTTAGGGATGTGCTTTTTCTGTATCCTCTTTCTCTCCGCTACGGAGAAGCAACCGCTCATCTCGATTATCGTGGAGGTCACTTCTGCTTTTGGAACAACTGGGCTTTCACTAGGTATCACCGGTGATCTATCGCCACTCGGTAAAATCACGATCGGTGCTTTGATGTTCATTGGGCGTATCGGTATGTTGTACACACTAATGTTATTTGTACCAAAAGAAACACGAGATTTAGGTTATGAATATCCGACCGAGAAAATCATTATCGGTTAA